A window from Leptothermofonsia sichuanensis E412 encodes these proteins:
- a CDS encoding HhoA/HhoB/HtrA family serine endopeptidase has translation MLPLVGAGMAVAGDRLLSSGFPPSQPAIAQTLDRGAVAQAPSRGSGLLSTTDPNFIVNVVEQVGPAVVRIDSSRTVQTRVPPIFNDPFFRQFFGSDIPTPPSSRVQQGTGSGFIIKSDGLVLTNAHVVSGADTVTVKLRDGREFRGKVLGTDTLTDVAVIKIDANNLPTVTLGNSDSLRPGEWAIAIGNPLGLDNTVTVGIISATGRRSSQVGVPDKRVGFIQTDAAINPGNSGGPLLNQRGQVIGMNTAIIGGAQGLGFAIPVNTAQKIANQLIAKGRVDHPYLGIQMTTLTPELKDQVNRSNEIGVTVQDQEGVLIVRVMRDSPAARAGFRIGDVIKKINGQPVKSADEVQQAVERASIGGTLQVELSRNGRSVALSVQPGAFPTRTAQNE, from the coding sequence ATGTTGCCTCTAGTTGGAGCCGGAATGGCTGTAGCAGGCGATCGCCTGCTGTCATCCGGTTTTCCGCCCAGTCAACCGGCAATTGCCCAGACCCTGGACAGGGGGGCTGTAGCTCAGGCACCCAGCAGAGGCAGCGGGCTGCTCTCAACCACTGACCCGAACTTCATCGTCAATGTGGTCGAGCAGGTGGGTCCTGCCGTCGTCCGAATTGACTCCTCCCGCACAGTGCAGACGCGAGTTCCTCCCATCTTCAATGATCCATTCTTTCGACAATTCTTTGGCTCCGATATCCCAACGCCGCCGTCCAGCCGCGTGCAGCAGGGAACAGGTTCAGGTTTTATTATCAAATCCGATGGTCTGGTGCTGACCAATGCCCATGTGGTCAGTGGTGCAGACACGGTGACTGTGAAACTCAGAGATGGACGAGAATTTCGCGGTAAGGTACTGGGCACAGATACCCTGACTGATGTTGCCGTCATTAAGATTGATGCCAACAATCTGCCCACGGTTACGCTGGGTAATTCAGATTCTCTGCGACCAGGGGAATGGGCGATTGCGATCGGGAACCCCCTGGGGCTGGACAATACCGTGACGGTTGGCATTATCAGTGCCACAGGTCGCCGCAGTTCTCAGGTGGGGGTTCCTGATAAACGGGTCGGGTTCATCCAAACCGACGCTGCCATTAACCCCGGTAACTCTGGAGGCCCCCTGTTGAACCAGCGTGGACAGGTGATTGGAATGAACACTGCCATCATTGGCGGTGCTCAGGGCCTGGGCTTTGCCATTCCCGTGAATACGGCTCAGAAGATTGCAAATCAGCTCATTGCCAAAGGGAGGGTAGACCATCCCTATCTGGGCATTCAGATGACAACACTGACTCCTGAACTGAAGGATCAGGTCAACCGCTCGAATGAGATTGGCGTCACTGTCCAGGATCAGGAGGGCGTTCTGATCGTGCGTGTAATGCGGGACTCTCCAGCCGCCAGAGCCGGGTTCAGGATTGGTGATGTGATCAAAAAAATCAATGGTCAGCCTGTAAAATCGGCTGATGAAGTGCAACAGGCAGTAGAGCGTGCTTCCATTGGTGGTACCTTACAGGTAGAGTTGAGTCGTAACGGACGATCCGTTGCACTCTCCGTTCAGCCGGGTGCGTTTCCCACCAGAACGGCTCAGAATGAGTAG
- the def gene encoding peptide deformylase, whose product MAEILSVIELGNSILRQRSRPVGDLHHRRIQTLVDNLMATLSNTNGVGIAAPQVAQSERLFIVASRPNPRYPNAPEMEPTVMINPRILAHSEQVVKGWEGCLSVPGIRGLVPRYQAIEVEYIGRDGSQHRQELTDFVARIFQHELDHLNGIVFLDRVESTLDLISEKEFQAQMAQTNS is encoded by the coding sequence ATGGCTGAAATTCTATCGGTGATTGAGTTGGGGAATTCGATCCTGCGTCAGCGATCGCGTCCTGTCGGGGATCTTCATCATCGACGGATTCAGACCCTGGTTGACAATTTGATGGCGACGCTAAGCAATACCAATGGGGTTGGAATTGCAGCCCCACAGGTTGCTCAATCTGAGCGGTTGTTTATCGTCGCCTCTCGCCCCAATCCCCGCTACCCCAACGCGCCGGAGATGGAACCCACAGTCATGATCAACCCTCGCATCCTGGCCCATTCTGAGCAGGTGGTGAAAGGATGGGAGGGTTGCCTCAGCGTTCCAGGAATCCGGGGTCTGGTTCCCAGGTATCAGGCCATTGAAGTTGAATATATTGGGCGCGACGGCAGCCAGCACCGGCAGGAGTTGACCGACTTTGTTGCCCGCATCTTTCAGCATGAGCTGGATCATTTGAATGGGATTGTCTTTCTGGATCGGGTGGAAAGCACCCTGGATCTGATTTCTGAGAAGGAGTTCCAGGCGCAGATGGCTCAAACAAATTCCTGA
- a CDS encoding sulfite exporter TauE/SafE family protein translates to MSVLLIQLLVIGLTAGVAGGMFGIGGGAIMVPAMVLLMGMDQKFATGTSIAAQILPIGLLAALVYYRSGNLNFKHALVIALGLVIGNFFGALFANQPFITSETMKKLYGIFLFAIGFRYLFFQ, encoded by the coding sequence ATGTCTGTTTTACTGATTCAACTTTTAGTCATTGGTCTGACAGCGGGTGTCGCAGGTGGAATGTTTGGCATTGGTGGTGGGGCAATTATGGTCCCGGCAATGGTGCTGCTGATGGGAATGGATCAAAAGTTTGCCACTGGAACCTCGATCGCTGCCCAGATTCTGCCCATAGGGCTGTTAGCGGCCCTTGTCTACTACCGTAGCGGCAACCTCAACTTTAAACATGCCCTGGTGATTGCGCTGGGGCTGGTAATTGGTAACTTTTTTGGGGCCTTATTTGCCAATCAGCCTTTTATCACCAGTGAAACCATGAAGAAGTTGTATGGTATTTTCCTGTTTGCGATCGGGTTCCGTTATCTCTTTTTTCAATAG
- a CDS encoding fasciclin domain-containing protein, with translation MADIVDIAVSAGTFQTLVTAVQAAGLVETLKGPGPFTVFAPNDDAFAKLPPGTIQTLVQNIPQLTRILTYHVVPGKLTRADLAQLGEVISVEGSPIPIHASNQFEVKNATVLAADIEADNGIIHVLERVILMG, from the coding sequence ATGGCAGATATTGTTGATATTGCCGTCAGTGCAGGCACTTTTCAAACGCTGGTAACCGCTGTACAGGCTGCTGGCCTGGTTGAAACCCTCAAAGGTCCCGGTCCTTTTACGGTGTTTGCTCCCAACGACGATGCATTCGCCAAACTTCCCCCCGGAACCATTCAAACGCTGGTGCAGAATATTCCTCAACTCACCCGGATTCTGACCTATCACGTTGTTCCCGGTAAGCTGACCCGGGCAGATCTGGCACAACTTGGTGAGGTTATTTCGGTTGAAGGATCCCCAATCCCCATTCATGCCTCTAACCAGTTTGAAGTTAAAAATGCAACTGTTCTTGCAGCAGATATCGAGGCTGATAACGGTATCATTCATGTTCTGGAGCGAGTCATCTTAATGGGGTGA
- a CDS encoding CO2 hydration protein → MTTTLVSPSPTKLPPSTHEFADIVHRLEAGGSMLPDTPENLMQIIGIYKAYAVPMDFYWRDLLYIAERVFLNPLPAFKYFLPREYLELHNHYAGDDADLRIWRGEATAHPELLEFMEKGEVNRKLPKLFHHLWHDRINMEFAEACMRAMLWHRHMYAPVNQFDAYLDTDEYKANADRAIRAYFKGNPFMLGLYRLFPDMFIEQVRELSYYANLGLFWEVMAPVFFEMSDLYDEGKFTSVPDAMNFLVNGIFAIAGRPIYHHLYIGNECYEIIPKSKGFMWLYEAALPYVEAVFYRTSPFRGTKSYNAQAKQVPTDQKDFHYGILYADVFPVGTAGIPPTLLMQDMLHFLPPYLVDYYKQHCRGEDDMLIQLGISFQRSMYNVTSAVIQALRTALLYPLDDPNPDHLMANRQFFEHQLDRFKRPEARLRDIQRQDYR, encoded by the coding sequence ATGACAACCACCCTCGTTTCACCCTCTCCGACAAAGCTTCCACCGTCCACCCATGAGTTCGCAGATATTGTTCACCGCCTGGAAGCCGGTGGGTCAATGTTACCGGACACCCCCGAAAATCTCATGCAAATTATTGGCATTTATAAAGCCTATGCCGTGCCAATGGATTTTTACTGGCGAGATTTGCTCTATATTGCCGAGCGCGTCTTCTTAAACCCCCTGCCTGCTTTCAAATACTTCTTACCCAGGGAGTATCTGGAGTTGCACAATCACTATGCTGGAGACGATGCTGATTTACGCATCTGGCGGGGAGAAGCGACGGCTCATCCAGAATTGCTGGAATTTATGGAAAAGGGGGAAGTCAATCGGAAGTTACCCAAGTTGTTCCACCATCTGTGGCATGATCGCATCAATATGGAGTTTGCAGAAGCCTGTATGCGGGCAATGCTCTGGCATCGACATATGTATGCGCCAGTCAATCAATTTGATGCCTATCTTGACACTGATGAATATAAAGCCAATGCCGACCGGGCAATTCGGGCCTATTTTAAGGGAAATCCCTTCATGTTGGGGCTTTACAGGCTTTTCCCAGATATGTTCATCGAGCAAGTCCGGGAACTTTCCTACTACGCTAATCTGGGGTTGTTCTGGGAAGTCATGGCACCGGTCTTCTTTGAAATGTCTGACCTTTATGATGAAGGCAAGTTCACCAGCGTCCCCGATGCCATGAACTTTTTAGTCAATGGCATTTTTGCGATCGCTGGTCGTCCCATTTACCACCATCTTTACATTGGGAATGAATGCTACGAAATTATTCCCAAGTCTAAGGGGTTTATGTGGCTCTATGAAGCCGCCTTACCGTATGTTGAAGCGGTTTTCTACCGCACATCCCCATTCCGGGGCACTAAGTCCTACAACGCTCAGGCAAAACAGGTGCCCACGGACCAGAAAGACTTTCACTACGGCATCCTCTACGCCGATGTGTTCCCGGTTGGTACGGCTGGCATTCCCCCCACACTGCTCATGCAGGATATGCTGCACTTCCTTCCCCCTTATCTGGTGGATTACTACAAGCAGCACTGTCGCGGAGAGGACGATATGTTGATTCAGTTGGGAATCAGCTTCCAGCGATCGATGTACAATGTCACATCCGCTGTGATTCAAGCATTGCGCACTGCCCTGCTATATCCACTGGACGACCCAAATCCAGATCATCTCATGGCAAATCGCCAGTTTTTTGAGCACCAACTGGATCGCTTCAAACGTCCAGAAGCCCGCTTACGCGACATTCAACGTCAGGATTACCGTTAA
- a CDS encoding NADH-quinone oxidoreductase subunit M has product MLSTLIWFPVLGAIAIGFLPLPVSRLKLITLIVSGMVLLWTLWLVNQFDFSSPLVQLREDILWLTPLGLNYNLGVDGLSLPLLALNSFLTWIAIYSSSEQTQRPRLFYALILLVSGGGAGAFLAQNLLLFFLFYEVELIPFYLLISIWGGGNRVYAATKFLLYTALSGALILAAFLGLIWLTGASNFAYESLAGQALPLGLQILLLTVLLIGFGIKIPLVPLHTWLPDTYVAASSPVVILLGGVLAKLGTYGIFRFGLGLFPEAWATLAPGLATWATISVLYGAMVAIAQKDIKRMVAYSSIGHMGYILLGGAALTELSLVGAVAQMVAHGLILAILFHLVGVIEVKVGTRELDVLNGLMNPIRGLPLVSALLVLSGMASAGIPGLVGFVAEFLVFQGSYSVFPWQTLLCVVASGLTAVYFVILLNRTCFGKLDNAIAYFPKVEWRERVPALILAITILFLGIQPTWLVRWSESTTTAMVAAVPPDPMEQVAIIGNELSP; this is encoded by the coding sequence ATGCTCAGTACACTGATCTGGTTTCCAGTTTTAGGCGCGATCGCAATTGGGTTCTTACCCCTACCGGTTTCCCGGTTGAAGCTGATTACGTTGATAGTCAGCGGTATGGTGCTCCTCTGGACGCTCTGGTTAGTGAACCAGTTTGACTTTAGCAGCCCGTTGGTTCAGTTACGAGAAGATATTCTCTGGCTTACGCCGTTGGGGTTAAATTACAACCTGGGCGTCGATGGGCTGTCATTACCCCTGTTAGCTTTAAATAGTTTTTTAACCTGGATTGCGATCTACAGCAGCAGCGAACAGACCCAGCGCCCCCGCCTGTTTTATGCGCTCATCCTGCTGGTCAGTGGGGGGGGTGCAGGCGCATTTCTGGCACAAAATTTGCTGTTGTTTTTCCTGTTCTATGAGGTGGAACTGATACCGTTTTACCTGCTGATTTCGATCTGGGGGGGCGGAAATCGCGTCTATGCGGCCACCAAGTTCCTCCTCTATACAGCCCTTTCTGGGGCACTGATCCTGGCTGCATTTTTAGGATTAATCTGGTTGACAGGCGCTTCCAACTTCGCCTATGAGTCTCTAGCCGGTCAAGCACTCCCGTTAGGATTGCAAATTCTGCTCCTGACTGTACTGCTGATTGGATTTGGGATCAAAATTCCTCTGGTTCCCCTGCATACCTGGTTGCCAGATACCTATGTGGCGGCCTCTTCCCCCGTCGTCATTTTGTTGGGCGGGGTTCTGGCAAAATTGGGAACTTATGGAATTTTCCGATTTGGATTAGGGCTGTTTCCTGAAGCCTGGGCAACCCTGGCACCAGGACTGGCAACCTGGGCAACGATCAGTGTGCTGTATGGAGCGATGGTTGCAATCGCACAAAAAGATATTAAGCGGATGGTGGCTTACAGTTCCATTGGGCATATGGGTTACATCCTCCTGGGAGGAGCCGCTCTGACAGAGCTTAGTCTGGTAGGAGCTGTAGCTCAGATGGTTGCCCATGGTTTGATTCTGGCAATCCTCTTTCACCTGGTGGGTGTCATTGAAGTCAAAGTGGGAACCCGTGAATTGGATGTGTTGAACGGGCTAATGAATCCCATTCGAGGACTCCCTCTGGTAAGCGCCTTGCTGGTTTTGAGTGGCATGGCAAGTGCTGGAATTCCTGGACTGGTTGGCTTTGTTGCAGAGTTTCTGGTATTCCAGGGCAGCTACAGTGTCTTTCCCTGGCAGACCCTACTGTGTGTGGTTGCTAGCGGATTGACGGCGGTTTATTTCGTGATTTTGCTCAACCGCACCTGCTTCGGTAAGCTGGACAATGCGATCGCCTATTTCCCCAAGGTCGAATGGCGAGAGCGGGTTCCAGCCCTGATTCTGGCAATTACCATTCTGTTTTTAGGCATTCAACCTACCTGGTTAGTACGGTGGAGCGAATCTACGACCACTGCAATGGTTGCAGCCGTTCCACCAGATCCTATGGAACAGGTGGCAATCATTGGTAATGAACTGTCACCCTAA